CGCGCGCGCCTATGCGTGTGTGGGGGGGAAGAGGTCCACACCGGATGGGTCCAGCAGAAGGCGACCCCAACGCGGGCGCCCTCGGTGGCCTCGTTCCACCAGTCCCGCGACCCGGGCATCGTGGTGCGCGAGCGATGGCGCTCTTCACCGCAGGTGATGGCCTGCGCGAGCGGCTCGGGGACTCCGGCTGTGTCTTTGTCGGGAACGTTCTACCCGGGGCGACTGCCAATGAATCGATCGGTCGTGTCCGCACCACCTAGGCGGAATCCCCACTGCGCTCAATGATCTTCTCGAGCTCCGTCACCACCACACCGTCCTCAGGTCGAAAGTCGTACGCGTCGGGTTGACACGTCAGCACCAGGATCTGGAAGTCACGGCCGCATTCCCGCATGAGTTGGCCGAAGAAGCGCATGCGGTCCGGGTCGCTCTGCACGAGCTGATCGTCGAGAACGACCGCGGTGCCGAGTTTTTCGGCGATGGTCAGACGGAAGAGCGTCGCGAGCTGCTCGCGGGCGCCCACTGAAAGGCTCTCCAACGAGCGGCTCGTGCCGGCCATCATGATTCCGTCCGTGCCGAGTTTGGGTCCGATCGCGGGCGCGCCATACCGCCCCCCGGTCAGCTCGCTCATGCGCGCCTCGACCGGCTCGACGAGCACCTTTCCGAGGTGCACGACGGCTTCGGCCTCCGCCTCCTTGAGCGTCTCGAGCAGAAGCTGCCACGCTCCGTAGTCGAGCTCCTTCTCCCGCTCGCTCTCCGCAACCGCCCTGACGGCTTCTTCCGCCTGCTCGAGTTGCTCTTCGGCGTACTGACCGCCGACCTGCCCGAGCGCTCCCTCGGAGCGGCGCAACTCGTCCTGATCAGAGCGCAGCTCGGCCTTCTTCTGCTCCACCATCGCGCGCGCTTCCTTTCGCTGCTCGTCGCTGATCTCGTGCGACGGCGTCGGTCGCTCTGCCAACTCCTTCTCCCGACGCTCTAAAACGGCGCTGACCGCGCCGAGATCTTCCTGCTCGGCAGCGGTCTTCTGGATCGCGAGCTCGCCTTCCACGCGGGCGATGAGCTGGCCGCCCTCGCCCGCCTTGGTATTGGAGCGTTCGAAGCGCTCCTTCGATTCCTGGTGCTCCTTCCGGGCCTGCGTCAGGGCCTCTTCCGCTTCACCTGTCTGCGCGGTCGCACCTTCGCGGAGCTTCTTCAGAGCGAGCTCGTTCTCCGAGAGCTGCTCCGCGATACGGTCGAGATCGCCCTTAGCACCTTCGAGAACGTCAGCCCACTCGCGCTCGAGCCCTTCGGCCGCTGCCTCGATGTCTTTCCTGGAGGCCGCCAGCTCCTCCCGCTTCGATCCCTGAAGACCGCCGGCTCGATCGAGCTGGCTCTTGAGCTCGCCCACGGCTGTCGTCTTCTCGCCCACTTCAGCCTCTAGCCGATCGAGATCGACGGCACTTGCCTGCTCAGAAGGCCACGCTCGCGCTTCGTCCAGCGTGCCCCCTTCGGGCAGAGCCGCTCGGACTCTTGCTTCTGTGGTTTCGAGCGCCTCGGTGCGTTTCCCGAGGGCAGCTCCTACGTCCCCGGCGCCTTGCGCCTCGGCGTCGCTCGTCTCGGCGTCCGACTTGAGCGAGCGGCATCGGTCGAGCACTTCTTCGGCGTCCTCGAGCTGGCTCTGCACCTGGCCCAGCGATGACGCCCCGGTCCTTTCGAACAGCGGCTCGGACAGCGATCGCCACTTCTTACGGAGGCTCTCCGCCTCGGCTCGAGTGGACTCGCTGCCACCTCGGATATGAAGAGTGAGGTCCGGCAGATCTAATGAGATCTCCGATTCGGCGGTGAAGCTTTCGACGTCGCTGAGCTCGACCTTCCTCTCTTCCCCGTCGGTCGACAACGTCATCTTCAGCGGCCGTTTCGGCTCCACCACAACGGACAGGCCCACGGCGAGCTTCTCTTCGGCGACGCGTAGGTCGGTCTCCAGCTCACGAAGCTCACGCAACGCTTCGGCGCCCGGCAGATTCCGGCTATGCACGCCCTTCTCCAGCTCGAGAGCCTCCGATCGCAGCTTCGCCGCCTTCGCTCGCAGAGCCTCGACCTCCGCGGACCTCGCCTTGGCCTGCTCCACCGCGGCCTCCGCATCGAGCCAGGCCTTCGCGAGCTGCGAGCGCTCGGCGCTCGCCTTCGTCTCAGCGAGGGCTTCAACCTCCGCATCTAGCTCGCCGAGCTCCTGTCGCCACCCGGTGATCTCGGCCTCGCGAGCCTCGATCTCCCCCACCAGGCCGTTCGCCCGTTGCTCCAGGTCTCGTACGCGTTCGGCTTGCTTCAGTCGAGCCTGCGCCTCGTGCCGCTGGCCCTCGAGGCCGAGCCGGGTCTTGTCCAACTCCTGCTCGCGCAGCTTGCGGTTCTTCTCGGCGTCGTCGCTCTGCAGATCCCTAAGCGTCTCTTTGGTCTCTTCCAGCTTCGAGGCCGCCTCGACCAGCCTCTCCTTTGCCGCGGCGAGCGCCGCGTCCAACGCCTCCTGCTCGGTGCGCGCCTCACGCAGCCGCTTGTCCGTCGCCGTGACGTCGTCGAGCAGACCCCGCACTCGCGCGACCTCGGCGCGAGCTTGCTCGACGCGCTCCGCCGCCTCTCGCAAGTCGACCCCCTGCTTCCAGGCCGTCTCGATCTGCTCGAGAATCCCCTCGGCCTCAGTCAGCTTCAGCCTCGACGCGTCGACGAGCTCCTGTTGGTCCGCGATCTGCTCCTTTGCGCCCTCGCTGCTCTCGACCCGCGCCCGCACTTCGGTGCGCCGCTTCTCCGCCCCAAGCCGCCTCTCCTTCAGTAGCTGCCAGGGCGAGTCCTTGCGCGAGCTCCTTCGTCCCGTCGAGGTGTAGGCCTCGCTCACTCGGTCCTGGGTGCGATCGAGCACAGCGCGGAACAAGGGGTCCTCGGCCAGCGCCTGCAGGGCCGCCGTCAGGAGCTGACGGCCCGAATCGTCCGTGTCGTCTTCGAGCCCTTTCTCGAGCACCGCATCGACTTCTCCTTGCGCGCCGAGCAGGGCGGTGGTCAAGAACGAGGACGGATAGCCCCGTTTACCGCCCGCGCCGCCCGGTGCGGAGAGGCCCCATTCGAGCAGCTCACGCAGCCGGCCGTCGACCTCGCGGCCGCGTGCTTCCTGGCTATAGCTCGTGCCGTCCTTCGAGAACTCGAGCAAGGAGGACCCGCCCGCACCGAACCTTTTATCTATGCGCCAGATACCCTGCGACTCGATCTCGAAATCGAGGCGAACGCGCGGCGACTCGTCGCTGTGCCAATCGATGAATTCCTTGTGGGCGCTGGAGCTGTGGGGCAGGAGCAACGCCGCGCGGATCGCCTGTAGAAGGCTGGACTTGCCGAGCTCGTTGGGCCCGTGCAGAAGATTCAGCCCGGGGCCGAAGGGGACGTCGGCCTTCCTGATGCCCGCGAAGTGCTCCACTTCGAGTCGACGCAGCCGCATGGCTAGCCCTCCCGCACCAGGCGGTAGAGGTGGTGAAGCGCGCGGGCCGATCGCTCGCCGTCGAGGGCGAGCGCATCGCTCAGACGGTCGACGACCTCCGCGAGCACGGGAGGAAGATCCTCGGGAAAGTCGTCCCGGCTCGCGTCCTGGAGCCGGAGCCCGCCGCGATCGACTTCCAGGACACCGACCCGTGGGTGCGCCGAGAGCGATCCGCCGAGCTCACGCAGAAGCTCCTCGACCGCGTCGTACTCTTCGAGCGAGACCTCCAAGTCGAGCCTGAGGCGAAGCACGCTCTTGCGTAGGGCCTCGTCGAGGCTCAGCTCGCGGAGAGCCGTGAGCGAGGAGCAGGTCTCCTCACGCCAGGTCCAGGTGGCGACGCGTTGGCGTTCTACCGTCGCTCGGCGGCCTCGATCGAGAGGGAAGAAAATCAGCGCTACGTTGCCGGCGCCCTCTTCGTCGAACGACGTGGCTTCAGGGGCTCCGGGATAGACGGTCGGGGCCTTCGCTTCGCTGTCGATCTCACGAAAGCTGTGGGTATCGCCGAGCGCCAGGTAGTCGAGCCCGCGCTTCGAGGCCGCATCGCCCGCGATGGGGAAGTTGGTCTGATGGCCCTCGATGTCGAAGGTCTGACCGTGCACCATTCCGATGCGAATGCGCTCGTCGCCCGCTTCTCTCTGTGGGATGTCTTCGGTCGGATCGCCCTGGCCGGCGTGGGACCGACAAGGCACGGCGTACAGCACGGCCCCCTCGGAGAACTCGTAGACGAAGTCGTCGCGGTCGACGACCTCGACGTAGTCGGGCAGCCCGCGCCGGAACTGGTGGTCGGCGTCCCAGATCGAGCGCGGCGTCAGGGGATCGTGATTGCCCGGCAGCAGAAAGAGCGGGCGCGTCCAGTTGCGCCGATCGATCTCCTTCCGCAGCCCCTGCCACCACTCCTCCCGCGGCGAAGGCTCGTCGAAAAGGTCGCCGGCGCAGAGAACGCCATCGACGCCGCGGCTCTCGGCCATGTCCAGGATGCGCCCGACGACGTCGAGGCGCGCGCGCGTCAGGCGGCGCTCCTCTTCGTCGTCGAAGCGTCCGAATCGCCGACCCAGATGCCAATCGGCCGTGTGAAGCAGCTTCAGTGCCACGGTGGTTTCCTCCGGCTCCCTCATTCGAGAACGAACTCGACAGCGAAGAGACGTTCCGACCGGGGAGGAGTGAATCGACGCTTGTGCGTTCGTTCTTTCCACCGCCGGTAGTCGTCATCGTCGCGGGCGACCAGTCGCTCCGTCTGTTCATCCATTTCGTCGACCTGCTGCTGGAGTCGACGGGCCTGCTCATCGGCCTTGGCGCGCGCGTCGCTACCGAGTGCGCCGTCGCGGCGGTCCTCGGCCTTGCGCAGGCGCTCGGCCAGTTCGGCGCGCCCGCGTCGAAGCACCAGGATCCGGTCCTCCATGTACTGCTCGAGCTGGTCGATGGCGCGCTCGAAGTTCGTGCTCTCGCGCGCCTCGGACTCCGCGTGGTCCGAGAACAGCGTCTCGTCGATCACCTCGTCGAGATCGGCCGCCGTGACGCTGAGTGGAGGATCGATCGAGTCGATCTGCTCGCAGGGCAGCAGCAGCAGCTCGTGCGCGACCGCCTCGGGCCGGAGCACGCCGGCGTCCTCGAGAACCGCGGTCACGACTAGACGGTCCTCGCTCTCGAATCCGCGATGCTCGATGCGCGTGAGCGCCAGGCGGCCGCGGGTCCCGCGCCGCGCTCGCAGCCCCTCGCTCGAGTCCGCGCTCGACTGAAAGCGAAGCACGAACGAGCCCTGGCCGGCGGCGCGAGCTTCGGCCACGGCGGCGCTGACGAGCGGGTGCGCCGGGTGTAGGCTCTCCCCCTCTCCTATGTCCGAGACGTGCCCCACCCAGGCCGAGAAGCCGTCGGCCAAGTCCTCAGGCAGCCCACTCGACGGGGGCACCCTCAGAACACGGCGATCGCCCACAGCCTCCACGGCATGCTCGACAGCGACCGAGTCGAGGTAGGCCACGGCCACCCGCTCGAGCTCCGCGTCGAGCTCGGCGAGCGTCTCGGGCAGCTCTTCCTGGATGCGTCGAAAGACCCGCCGCACCGATTCGTCGAGCCGACTCTCGATCAGCCCGATCGTCTCGTGCTGCACGCGCTCCAGCTCCTTGCGACGCTCGTCCATAGAGTCGCGCAATCGCCGCAGCTCCTCTTCCACTTCGCCGACCGAGCGGGCCCGATCCCAGATCCGGCGCAACTGGCTCGCAAAGTCCGGACCCAGCGCGCCCGCTAGTTGCGGGGAGCCATCGGAGCTGGACTCGTGCAGAACCGCGTCCGACATGTCCAGCACCTGGCCGAACAGCTCGAGCTTGGTGCTGAGAATCTCGAAAGTGAGCCGCTGCGCCTCGTTGTCCTTGGCGAGGAAGTTGATCACCGTGACGTCTCGACGTTGGCCGTAGCGATGACAACGCCCGATACGTTGTTCGATACGCTGGGGATTCCAGGGCAGGTCGTAGTTGATGAGCGTGTCGCAGAACTGGAGGTTCAAGCCCTTGGCACCGGCCTCGGTGGAGATGAACACGCGCGAGCTCGTCTTGAACTCGTGAACGAGCGCCAGGCGCACGGCGACCGCCGTACTCGGCCTCGCATGGCGCGGCAGGGCCTCGCCGACCTCTTCGTTCCAGCGAGCGAGGGCTTCGCTCGCCCGGGCTGAATCGTTGTTGCCACGAAAGAGCGTAATGGCCTGCGGCGCGAGTCCCACTTTGTCGATGAGAAGGCGCTCCAAGTACTTCTGGGTCGTCAAGGACTCGGTGAAGATCACGACCTTGTCGTTGCCGTCGGCGCGCTCGCCGATCTCCTCGACGACCTCGATGAGCGCCTCCGCTTTGCTGTCGTGGGGCAGAGCCCTGGCCCGGCGAACGAAGTCCGTCACGCGCTCGAGCTCGGCTTGCACCCGCTGGATCGAGGGCGGCGCGGCCTCGCTGCCAGCTTCGACCGAGTCGTCGTCCTCCAGGTCCTCCATCAACGCGCCACCCGTGTCGGGCAGGGCGTCCTCGCTGACCCCTTTGAGGAGGACGCCGAGCCGACCCGCCACCCGTTCGAGGCTCGCGGCGAGCGCCGCGGTCGAAGAGGCCATGAGGCGGTGGAAGCCGATCAGAAGCAGTTGCCGTGAGCGGCCCCGGAAGGCGCACAGGTCCGGCTCCAGAAGGTAGGCCGTGACGTCGTCGTAGAGCGACCGCTCTTCGGTAGACATCGAATACTCGAAGAGCTGAGCCCGACGCCCGACGAAGGGCTTGTCCAGGAACTCCTGTGCCTGACGGCGCAGCGTGCGCTGCACGACGCCACCGAGGCGTCGGCGAAGCTCGTGAGCCTGTCCCGCCGCGAGCGTGCGGCCGTCAGGGGTCTCACAGAAGAGATCCTTGAAGGTGGGCAGGCTGCCGAGAAGCATCCGGTCGCGCTCGATGTAGTGCACGAGCCCCCAGAGCTCCAGCAGCGAGTTCTGCATGGGGGTCGCGGTCAGCAGAAGCACCGGTGAGGCGCCGATCAGCTTGCTCACACGATGCGCCGTGCGGGCGTGCTTGCTTTCCTCCTGATACAGCCCCGAGCGAGCGAAGCGACGGTAGATCCCGGCGAAGACCTCGTGGGCTTCGTCGACAACGAAGAGATCGAAGGGCTCGCTGGCAGAGAGCCTCTCGAAGCCGCGCTCACCGCCCGCGTACTCGCGGCCGGCTAGGAACACCCCGCCCGCGTGGATGTCGACGCTTTCGTCGGAAGCCTCCAGGGCCTCGATGCCGAACAGCTCGTAGAGCTCCTGCTGCCACTGTCCCACCAGAGTGCGAGGCAGGACGATGAGGATCCGAGAAGCCCCCTCGGCCAGCATCTGGGCGATCACCAGGCCCGCCTCGATCGTCTTGCCGAGACCCACCTCGTCGGCCAGGATGCAGCCGCCATCCGGGATACGCCGAAGCGCGAACATCACCGCGTCGATCTGGTGCGGGTTGGCGTCGATGCGACCCTGGCGCTGCGAAGCCGCATAACGCCGCCGCTCGCCGGCACGACGAAGACGAACGAGGTCCTCGGCGTGGTAGCGGCGGTGGATGGGATGCATGTGGGTCAGGTTGGGCGGGGAGATCTGGGGCGGTCGGCGGGCCAACGGGCTGACCGCTTCGTGCCCCGTACGGGATCACACGCAAGGGTATGCTCTAACTCGGATTCGGTCTACGTAGCCCCAGCGTCAACACGGTCTGAGGCGGCCGCCGGTGATCGAATAGTTACCCGAGATTGCTCACCGGACCGGTCGCGAAGTCGAGCCGTGGCAGTCTGGCGCTCTCCCAAGGGTGGCCTCCCACGCTTGCGTGCGAGCGTATCGACGACACTTTCACGCTCGCGAGACTGGCGGCGCTTTCAAGACGGAGAGCCCGTTGAGGGCACGCAGTGGGCAGGGGCATCTTAGGAGGATGAGCAGTTGCTTTTTTACGTACTTTGGCGTGCCAGTCATGCAACCGGAATGTGACGCGTGAGTGCACAAGATTGGAAATGGGGCGGTGCCCGGTGGTGGAAGGTCGATTTCCATACGCACACGCCCGCTTCTCTGGGCGACTACGGAAGAGGGACCGACCAAGCGACCCTGCAGGCCCGGTCTCCGCGGGAGTGGCTGCTGGACTACATGCGCGCGGGCATCGACTGCGTCGCCGTCACTGACCACAACAGCGGCGAGTGGATCGACCGGCTCAAGTCCGAGCTCGAGCTCTTGGATGACGAGCGGCCCGAAGGGTATGGGACGCTGGTTCTTTTTCCGGGAGTGGAGATATCCGTAAACGGCGGGGTTCACCTGCTGGCCATTTTCGATCCTGCTAAGGCAACCTCGGACATTGACACGCTGCTGGGGGGCGTGGGCTTCCACGGGGCCAAGGGAAAGAGCGACGCCGTTACCTCGAAATCGTTCGTCGAAGTCGTCGATGAAATCGAGCGACTAGACGGCCTCGCCATCCCCGCCCATGTCGACCGTACAAGAGGCATCTTCGAGGAACTCGCCGGCACTACGCTCCAGCAGGTCATGGACTGTCGATCAATCTTCGCCATGGATGTCGTCGATCCAGCGGCAGCGAAGCCGCAGAGCTACGTCGACCGGAAACCAGGGTGGACCGAGGTCTTGGGATCTGACGCGCACCACCCACCCGGCGGCCCTGCCAGTAGATACCCGGGCAGTCATTTCACGTGGGTAAAAATGGGGACTCCGACCCTCGATGGGCTCCGGCTCGCGCTACTGGACGGGTCGCTTTCGGTGAAGCGATCAGACGCGCAGGAGGGGAACCCGAACGACCACGCGGGCAAGGTAATCGAGTCCATCGAGGTTCGTGACGCCAAACACATGGGCAGGAGCGAAACGTTCACCCTCGACTTCAATCCCTGGCTCAACGCCATCATCGGTGGGCGCGGTACCGGAAAGTCGACGCTCATCGAGTTCCTCCGCATAGCCATGCGTCGGCAGGACGAGGTGCCCGCAGCGCTGAAGGACGATCTCGCCAAGTACGCGGAGGTGTCGCAGAAACGCGGGGACGAGGGTCTCCTGACCGACGAGACGACCTTCGTGGTCACCTACCGAAAGGACGGCGCACGCTTTCGAATCCAGTGGAGCCCAAACGGCGACGTTGACCCCATTCAAGAAGAGCGGGGTGACGGAACGTGGGTCCCTACCGAGGGCGATGTCGCTCAGCGCTTCCCGGTGCGTATCTACAGCCAGAAGCAGATCTTCCAGCTCTCCAAAGACCCGCTGGCGCTACTCCGAATCGTGGACGAAGCACCGGAGGTGAAACGCAAGGCCTGGAACGAGCGACGCCAGGAGGAGGAAGCTCGATTCCTGTCCTTGCGCGCCAAGGCGAGGGAGATGGAAACAGGACTCGCCGACGAGCCGCGACTGCGTGGAGAGCTCGACGATGTGACACGCACGCTCGCCGTCTATGAGAGCACCGGCCACGCAGAGGTGCTCAAGAGCTATCAGATGCGCAGGCGTCAGCAACGTGCGGTGGAGACATGGGAAGAGAGTTGGGCCGAAAGCGGTGAGCGCTTGCGCGCACTCGCCGACGGGCTGGTCCCTTCCCCGCTGGATCCCCCTTCACTCGACACGGACGCGGATGCGGATCGATCCTTAGGTGAGCGTGCGGAGCGCGCGCGGACGGATCTCGAGGAGATCCGCCAAGCGTTGACCGACCTGGCCGCCAAGGCCGACGAGATCCGCTCGGATTGGCATGACGACAAAACGGAGTCCGCCTGGGAGAAGGAGGTCGATCGCGCGCTAGCCGCGTACCAAGACCTCGAGGCGAAGCTCGCCACGGAGGGGGCGGGTGACCCTTCAGCCTACGGAGAGTTGGTGCAGCGCCGGCATACCATCCAACAGCGGCTCCAGGATCTGGTCGCGCGAAGGGAACAGGTCGGGCTCATTCGGAGCGAGGCAAGCGATAGCCTCACGCGCTTGCTCGATATTCGCCGCGCTCTGACGAGGGAACGTACGGCGTTCGTCGAGCGAGTCTTGCAGAGCAACCAATACGTGCAAATCGAGGTCCTGCCCTACGGGGCGAGGGAGACCGTGGAAGAGGAGTTGCGGCGACTGCTCCGGCGCGAAGGTCCTGTTTCCGAAAAGGAATTCGGGGACACGGGTGGACATGGCATGGTCGGACGCATTTGTGCCGCCGGCCCCGACGCGACGCGCATCGAGGGCGCCCTCGACGCCGTAAAGAACGACATGCTAGCCATCGTGGCCGGAACCACGGTGAGTCCGGACTACCGCAAGCCTTTTGTGGACCATGTGCGCGGCCTGCCCCCTGAGGCGCTGGACAGGCTGGACATGTGGTTCCCCGAGGACTGGCTCAAGGTGGAGCACAGCGTAGGGGACACCGGGAAGGGCTTCCGGCCCATTCAGGAAGGCTCACCCGGCGAAAAAACCGCCGCGTTGCTG
Above is a window of Gemmatimonadota bacterium DNA encoding:
- a CDS encoding DNA repair exonuclease translates to MALKLLHTADWHLGRRFGRFDDEEERRLTRARLDVVGRILDMAESRGVDGVLCAGDLFDEPSPREEWWQGLRKEIDRRNWTRPLFLLPGNHDPLTPRSIWDADHQFRRGLPDYVEVVDRDDFVYEFSEGAVLYAVPCRSHAGQGDPTEDIPQREAGDERIRIGMVHGQTFDIEGHQTNFPIAGDAASKRGLDYLALGDTHSFREIDSEAKAPTVYPGAPEATSFDEEGAGNVALIFFPLDRGRRATVERQRVATWTWREETCSSLTALRELSLDEALRKSVLRLRLDLEVSLEEYDAVEELLRELGGSLSAHPRVGVLEVDRGGLRLQDASRDDFPEDLPPVLAEVVDRLSDALALDGERSARALHHLYRLVREG
- a CDS encoding AAA family ATPase; its protein translation is MRLRRLEVEHFAGIRKADVPFGPGLNLLHGPNELGKSSLLQAIRAALLLPHSSSAHKEFIDWHSDESPRVRLDFEIESQGIWRIDKRFGAGGSSLLEFSKDGTSYSQEARGREVDGRLRELLEWGLSAPGGAGGKRGYPSSFLTTALLGAQGEVDAVLEKGLEDDTDDSGRQLLTAALQALAEDPLFRAVLDRTQDRVSEAYTSTGRRSSRKDSPWQLLKERRLGAEKRRTEVRARVESSEGAKEQIADQQELVDASRLKLTEAEGILEQIETAWKQGVDLREAAERVEQARAEVARVRGLLDDVTATDKRLREARTEQEALDAALAAAKERLVEAASKLEETKETLRDLQSDDAEKNRKLREQELDKTRLGLEGQRHEAQARLKQAERVRDLEQRANGLVGEIEAREAEITGWRQELGELDAEVEALAETKASAERSQLAKAWLDAEAAVEQAKARSAEVEALRAKAAKLRSEALELEKGVHSRNLPGAEALRELRELETDLRVAEEKLAVGLSVVVEPKRPLKMTLSTDGEERKVELSDVESFTAESEISLDLPDLTLHIRGGSESTRAEAESLRKKWRSLSEPLFERTGASSLGQVQSQLEDAEEVLDRCRSLKSDAETSDAEAQGAGDVGAALGKRTEALETTEARVRAALPEGGTLDEARAWPSEQASAVDLDRLEAEVGEKTTAVGELKSQLDRAGGLQGSKREELAASRKDIEAAAEGLEREWADVLEGAKGDLDRIAEQLSENELALKKLREGATAQTGEAEEALTQARKEHQESKERFERSNTKAGEGGQLIARVEGELAIQKTAAEQEDLGAVSAVLERREKELAERPTPSHEISDEQRKEARAMVEQKKAELRSDQDELRRSEGALGQVGGQYAEEQLEQAEEAVRAVAESEREKELDYGAWQLLLETLKEAEAEAVVHLGKVLVEPVEARMSELTGGRYGAPAIGPKLGTDGIMMAGTSRSLESLSVGAREQLATLFRLTIAEKLGTAVVLDDQLVQSDPDRMRFFGQLMRECGRDFQILVLTCQPDAYDFRPEDGVVVTELEKIIERSGDSA
- a CDS encoding AAA family ATPase, which encodes MSAQDWKWGGARWWKVDFHTHTPASLGDYGRGTDQATLQARSPREWLLDYMRAGIDCVAVTDHNSGEWIDRLKSELELLDDERPEGYGTLVLFPGVEISVNGGVHLLAIFDPAKATSDIDTLLGGVGFHGAKGKSDAVTSKSFVEVVDEIERLDGLAIPAHVDRTRGIFEELAGTTLQQVMDCRSIFAMDVVDPAAAKPQSYVDRKPGWTEVLGSDAHHPPGGPASRYPGSHFTWVKMGTPTLDGLRLALLDGSLSVKRSDAQEGNPNDHAGKVIESIEVRDAKHMGRSETFTLDFNPWLNAIIGGRGTGKSTLIEFLRIAMRRQDEVPAALKDDLAKYAEVSQKRGDEGLLTDETTFVVTYRKDGARFRIQWSPNGDVDPIQEERGDGTWVPTEGDVAQRFPVRIYSQKQIFQLSKDPLALLRIVDEAPEVKRKAWNERRQEEEARFLSLRAKAREMETGLADEPRLRGELDDVTRTLAVYESTGHAEVLKSYQMRRRQQRAVETWEESWAESGERLRALADGLVPSPLDPPSLDTDADADRSLGERAERARTDLEEIRQALTDLAAKADEIRSDWHDDKTESAWEKEVDRALAAYQDLEAKLATEGAGDPSAYGELVQRRHTIQQRLQDLVARREQVGLIRSEASDSLTRLLDIRRALTRERTAFVERVLQSNQYVQIEVLPYGARETVEEELRRLLRREGPVSEKEFGDTGGHGMVGRICAAGPDATRIEGALDAVKNDMLAIVAGTTVSPDYRKPFVDHVRGLPPEALDRLDMWFPEDWLKVEHSVGDTGKGFRPIQEGSPGEKTAALLAFLLSYGEEPLVLDQPEDDLDNRLIYGLIVKQLRAVKRLRQLIVVTHNANIVVNGDAELVVALRPTSGETKQACAASLQQRETRETICEIMEGGLDAFKQRYRRIALEARHV
- a CDS encoding DEAD/DEAH box helicase, translated to MARRPPQISPPNLTHMHPIHRRYHAEDLVRLRRAGERRRYAASQRQGRIDANPHQIDAVMFALRRIPDGGCILADEVGLGKTIEAGLVIAQMLAEGASRILIVLPRTLVGQWQQELYELFGIEALEASDESVDIHAGGVFLAGREYAGGERGFERLSASEPFDLFVVDEAHEVFAGIYRRFARSGLYQEESKHARTAHRVSKLIGASPVLLLTATPMQNSLLELWGLVHYIERDRMLLGSLPTFKDLFCETPDGRTLAAGQAHELRRRLGGVVQRTLRRQAQEFLDKPFVGRRAQLFEYSMSTEERSLYDDVTAYLLEPDLCAFRGRSRQLLLIGFHRLMASSTAALAASLERVAGRLGVLLKGVSEDALPDTGGALMEDLEDDDSVEAGSEAAPPSIQRVQAELERVTDFVRRARALPHDSKAEALIEVVEEIGERADGNDKVVIFTESLTTQKYLERLLIDKVGLAPQAITLFRGNNDSARASEALARWNEEVGEALPRHARPSTAVAVRLALVHEFKTSSRVFISTEAGAKGLNLQFCDTLINYDLPWNPQRIEQRIGRCHRYGQRRDVTVINFLAKDNEAQRLTFEILSTKLELFGQVLDMSDAVLHESSSDGSPQLAGALGPDFASQLRRIWDRARSVGEVEEELRRLRDSMDERRKELERVQHETIGLIESRLDESVRRVFRRIQEELPETLAELDAELERVAVAYLDSVAVEHAVEAVGDRRVLRVPPSSGLPEDLADGFSAWVGHVSDIGEGESLHPAHPLVSAAVAEARAAGQGSFVLRFQSSADSSEGLRARRGTRGRLALTRIEHRGFESEDRLVVTAVLEDAGVLRPEAVAHELLLLPCEQIDSIDPPLSVTAADLDEVIDETLFSDHAESEARESTNFERAIDQLEQYMEDRILVLRRGRAELAERLRKAEDRRDGALGSDARAKADEQARRLQQQVDEMDEQTERLVARDDDDYRRWKERTHKRRFTPPRSERLFAVEFVLE